One part of the Acetoanaerobium sticklandii genome encodes these proteins:
- the aspS gene encoding aspartate--tRNA(Asn) ligase — protein MKRIMIAELSSYLNQEVVVSGWVHRLRKLGKIAFIILRDKSGLVQCVIDTKTIDIKDLKLEAVIKIKGKVKLAQGKSESLEIQVISIDMLSPAHEDLPIEINKENMDISLDVMLNNRALSLRNPKLGAVLKVKAVLAQAFSDFLIKNDFTQIFTPKIVAQGTEGGSNLFELNYFETKAYLAQSPQFYKQIMVGAGFERVFEIGHVYRAESHDTKRHLNEYVSLDVEFGFIQDEYEIMELENRLLDFMMKEVESKCSRELELLGAQLPKVPSEIPKMKLSEAISILNQKYNLNDLQTDLSPKGEKLISEYIKGEYNSDFVFITHYPQSKRPMYTMPYGEGETRSFDLLFRGLEITTGGQRIHDYTQLLENIAKRGLSKEQFKDYLYIFKYGMPPHGGFAIGLERITSMLLGFDNVRYASAFPRDKMRITP, from the coding sequence ATGAAAAGAATTATGATAGCAGAGCTAAGTAGCTATTTAAATCAAGAGGTGGTTGTAAGTGGATGGGTTCATAGATTAAGAAAGCTTGGGAAAATAGCCTTTATTATTTTAAGGGATAAATCTGGCCTAGTCCAATGCGTTATAGATACAAAAACTATTGATATAAAAGATTTAAAGCTAGAAGCCGTAATAAAGATTAAGGGAAAAGTAAAATTAGCTCAAGGTAAATCAGAAAGCTTGGAGATTCAGGTTATTTCTATAGACATGCTATCTCCTGCACATGAAGATTTGCCAATTGAAATAAACAAGGAAAATATGGATATAAGCTTGGATGTGATGCTAAATAATAGGGCACTTTCACTTAGAAATCCTAAACTAGGAGCAGTGCTTAAGGTGAAAGCTGTTTTAGCTCAAGCTTTTTCTGATTTTTTAATTAAAAATGATTTTACTCAAATTTTTACACCCAAGATTGTAGCTCAAGGAACAGAAGGGGGAAGCAATTTATTTGAGCTAAATTATTTCGAGACTAAGGCATATTTGGCTCAGAGTCCACAATTTTATAAACAGATAATGGTGGGAGCAGGATTTGAGCGGGTATTTGAAATCGGACATGTGTATAGAGCTGAAAGCCACGACACAAAAAGACATCTCAATGAATATGTAAGCCTTGATGTAGAGTTTGGATTTATCCAAGACGAGTATGAGATTATGGAGCTTGAAAATAGATTATTAGATTTTATGATGAAAGAAGTAGAAAGTAAATGTAGCAGAGAGCTTGAGCTCCTTGGTGCACAGTTACCAAAGGTTCCATCTGAAATACCTAAAATGAAACTGTCTGAAGCAATTTCTATACTAAATCAAAAGTATAACCTAAATGACTTACAGACGGATTTAAGCCCTAAGGGAGAAAAGTTAATTTCAGAGTATATAAAAGGAGAATATAACTCAGATTTTGTATTTATAACACATTATCCTCAAAGCAAAAGACCAATGTACACTATGCCTTATGGTGAAGGGGAAACCAGAAGCTTTGACCTATTGTTTAGAGGACTTGAGATAACAACTGGAGGTCAGAGGATTCACGACTATACTCAGCTTTTAGAAAATATAGCAAAACGAGGATTGTCCAAGGAACAGTTTAAGGATTACCTTTATATATTTAAATATGGAATGCCGCCTCACGGAGGGTTTGCAATTGGCTT
- a CDS encoding sulfurtransferase, which translates to MKKKLVTLFLSGLLVMSLATGCSAKPAEQGTQEQAAPEAEQTIASVEKTKVYVTPEWVKSVIDKNQPESENYIILEAAWGTEKDSPDYLKAHLPGAIHLNTDEIEEPEYWNIRNAEEITAVMSKYGITKDTTVIVYGPDSGTERVAFVMLWAGVENVKVLDGGLASWTEAGYETEEGNILPTATTEEFGVQIPAHPEYVIAMPKDAREAMKANDKFRLVSIRSLDEFTGKISGYSYIEKTGEPEGALWGHDEFDYYNEDGTIADFDKAVQMWSEQGITKENEIAFYCGTGWRACVPWLMAYENGWTNVKLYDGGWFAWQMDETNPVQKITPEEAAARYN; encoded by the coding sequence ATGAAAAAGAAGTTAGTTACTTTATTTTTAAGCGGACTTTTAGTAATGTCTTTAGCTACTGGATGCTCTGCAAAACCAGCTGAGCAAGGTACGCAGGAACAAGCAGCTCCTGAAGCTGAACAAACTATAGCTTCAGTTGAGAAAACTAAGGTATATGTTACACCAGAATGGGTAAAAAGCGTCATCGATAAAAACCAGCCTGAATCTGAAAATTACATAATTTTAGAAGCTGCCTGGGGTACAGAAAAAGATAGCCCAGACTATTTAAAAGCTCATCTTCCAGGTGCTATTCACCTTAACACAGATGAAATAGAAGAACCTGAATATTGGAATATTAGAAATGCTGAAGAAATAACAGCTGTAATGTCAAAATACGGAATTACTAAGGATACTACTGTTATAGTTTATGGTCCTGACTCAGGAACTGAAAGAGTTGCCTTTGTAATGCTATGGGCAGGTGTTGAAAACGTTAAGGTTCTAGATGGTGGCCTTGCTTCTTGGACTGAGGCAGGTTATGAAACAGAAGAAGGCAATATACTTCCAACTGCTACAACAGAAGAATTTGGAGTACAAATTCCAGCTCACCCTGAGTATGTTATAGCTATGCCAAAGGATGCTAGAGAAGCAATGAAAGCTAACGATAAGTTCAGACTTGTAAGTATAAGAAGCCTAGATGAATTCACTGGAAAAATTAGTGGCTACAGCTATATAGAAAAAACTGGAGAGCCAGAAGGTGCTCTTTGGGGACATGACGAATTCGATTATTACAACGAAGATGGAACTATAGCTGATTTTGATAAAGCTGTACAGATGTGGAGTGAGCAAGGTATCACTAAAGAAAATGAAATTGCATTTTATTGTGGTACTGGCTGGAGAGCTTGTGTTCCATGGCTAATGGCTTATGAAAATGGTTGGACTAACGTAAAATTATACGACGGTGGATGGTTTGCATGGCAAATGGATGAAACAAATCCAGTTCAAAAAATCACACCAGAAGAAGCTGCTGCAAGATATAACTAG
- a CDS encoding CAP domain-containing protein, with the protein MKKINLFIVTMILMVALAPIGGNAYGATPVTALVTESKLDIDGKSVALKTYNISGHNYVKLIDMAWLLNKSPKQFDVVWDSEKKAINIKSSASYSGAKPLAESTPVGAKGELSSFDLYKDNNRVKLTAYVIDGRTYFKLRELCMLMDISLVWDSVNKLVVINSKKSFAEETGMSQLNFSSEYGEFQSGTVVNATLDSYKDQVISLVNKKRASLGLEELSSSTKLEEIAQFRAQDMFDDNYFAHTSPTYGDFSSVAKDLGYTAVSMGENIAKGQSSPSEVVDDWMNSSGHRANILRDNYEDIGIGIVEYQPGRFIWVQLFSEPK; encoded by the coding sequence ATGAAAAAAATTAATTTATTTATAGTTACTATGATTTTGATGGTTGCTTTAGCACCTATAGGAGGAAATGCTTATGGGGCTACTCCAGTTACGGCTTTGGTAACTGAGTCGAAGCTAGATATTGATGGTAAGTCCGTAGCTCTAAAAACCTATAATATAAGCGGACACAACTATGTCAAATTAATAGACATGGCATGGCTTTTAAATAAAAGTCCAAAGCAGTTTGATGTGGTATGGGACTCTGAGAAAAAAGCTATAAATATAAAATCCTCAGCATCATATTCAGGAGCTAAACCACTAGCTGAAAGTACACCAGTAGGAGCTAAAGGAGAGCTAAGTAGCTTTGATTTATACAAAGATAATAATAGAGTTAAGCTAACTGCCTATGTCATTGATGGGAGAACTTATTTCAAGCTAAGAGAGCTGTGTATGCTCATGGATATTTCGCTCGTATGGGATTCAGTAAATAAACTAGTAGTTATTAATTCTAAAAAATCATTTGCAGAGGAAACAGGTATGTCCCAGCTAAATTTTTCTAGTGAGTATGGAGAATTTCAATCTGGTACAGTTGTAAATGCAACACTAGATTCATACAAGGATCAAGTTATATCACTGGTTAATAAAAAAAGAGCTAGCCTAGGCTTAGAAGAGTTAAGTAGCAGCACTAAATTAGAAGAGATAGCTCAGTTTAGAGCTCAGGATATGTTTGATGACAATTATTTTGCCCATACCTCACCAACCTATGGAGATTTTTCATCAGTAGCTAAAGATTTAGGGTATACTGCAGTTTCTATGGGAGAAAACATAGCCAAAGGACAGAGTAGTCCTTCTGAGGTAGTAGACGACTGGATGAATTCTAGTGGTCATAGGGCCAACATACTTAGGGATAACTATGAGGATATAGGTATTGGAATAGTGGAGTACCAACCAGGAAGATTTATATGGGTACAGCTATTTTCTGAACCAAAATAA
- the carA gene encoding glutamine-hydrolyzing carbamoyl-phosphate synthase small subunit encodes MKAKLILENGQVFEGRAFGHIATCVGEVVFNTGMTGYQEILTDPSYYGQMVTMTYPLIGNYGINLEDNESQTAKVRGFIVRERCDDSSNFRAEIELDKYLKQQNIIGIDGIDTRSLTKILRNSGTMKGIITAEELSAEDIQKYFESFDNTYAVYEVSVKEKEILPPLISDMDSKDIVSISVMDFGVKRNILTNLRKRGCQITLYPADTKAETLLSDNSDLVFLTNGPGDPEDLTEIVNEVKKIIGKKPVAGICLGHQLIALAMGGSTEKLKFGHRGCNHPVKDIRKNKVYITSQNHGYHVSKLPEDFEITHISLNDESVEGMKHKTLPVFSVQFHPEASPGPVESSYLFDEFIELAKIKL; translated from the coding sequence ATGAAAGCAAAGTTAATTTTAGAGAATGGACAGGTATTTGAAGGCAGAGCATTCGGTCATATTGCCACCTGTGTGGGCGAAGTTGTGTTCAACACAGGTATGACAGGCTACCAAGAAATACTTACGGATCCATCTTATTATGGGCAGATGGTGACTATGACTTATCCTCTGATTGGCAACTACGGCATAAATCTCGAAGACAACGAGTCACAAACAGCCAAGGTAAGAGGATTTATCGTAAGAGAAAGATGTGATGACTCAAGCAATTTCAGAGCTGAAATCGAGCTTGATAAATATTTGAAGCAACAAAATATAATCGGAATCGATGGCATAGACACTCGCTCTCTTACAAAAATTCTTAGAAATAGCGGTACTATGAAAGGTATTATAACTGCTGAAGAGTTATCAGCTGAAGATATTCAGAAATACTTTGAAAGCTTTGACAATACCTACGCTGTATACGAGGTATCTGTAAAGGAAAAAGAGATTCTTCCTCCTCTTATTTCTGATATGGACTCTAAGGATATTGTTTCAATTTCAGTAATGGATTTTGGTGTAAAAAGAAATATTCTTACCAATCTTCGAAAAAGAGGCTGTCAAATAACACTCTATCCTGCTGATACTAAGGCAGAAACTCTTCTTTCTGATAACAGTGATTTAGTTTTTCTTACAAATGGGCCTGGTGACCCTGAGGATTTAACTGAAATAGTTAATGAAGTCAAAAAAATCATAGGCAAAAAACCAGTAGCTGGTATCTGTCTAGGTCATCAGCTTATCGCTCTTGCGATGGGCGGAAGTACTGAAAAGCTAAAATTCGGCCATAGAGGCTGCAACCATCCTGTGAAAGACATCAGAAAAAACAAGGTGTATATTACATCTCAAAATCATGGATATCACGTTTCTAAGCTTCCTGAGGATTTTGAGATAACACATATCAGCCTTAATGATGAGTCTGTCGAAGGTATGAAGCACAAAACTCTACCTGTTTTTTCCGTGCAGTTTCACCCAGAAGCTTCGCCTGGTCCAGTAGAGAGCAGTTATCTCTTTGATGAATTCATTGAGCTTGCAAAAATAAAATTGTAA